A portion of the Croceicoccus marinus genome contains these proteins:
- a CDS encoding IS5 family transposase (programmed frameshift) translates to MWTDTTRALYARAELALPSDLTDAEWAVLEPFFPPPSHVGRPRKWPLRRIVEAILYLLRGGLPWRMLPPCFPPVSTVRRWFYLWRDNRLWLSLNHVLLLIGREAVGREASPSAGVIDSQSVKTTESGGSRGYDAGKKIKGRKRHILTDTDGNLVHAVIHTADIQDRDGAPLVLAEIIHRFPWLRHVFADGGYAGDKLRQALRRVGKWTVEIVKRSDKAKGFEVLPRRWVVERTLAWLNRNRRLAKDFEQTIASATAWLFIASIQLLTRRITRL, encoded by the exons ATGTGGACCGACACCACTCGCGCACTGTATGCCCGCGCGGAACTGGCATTGCCAAGTGATTTGACCGATGCCGAATGGGCGGTGCTGGAGCCGTTCTTCCCGCCACCTTCTCATGTTGGCCGCCCTCGCAAGTGGCCGCTGCGGCGGATTGTCGAAGCGATCCTGTATCTGCTGCGGGGCGGACTGCCATGGCGGATGCTACCGCCCTGCTTTCCGCCGGTCTCGACGGTGCGACGCTGGTTCTACCTGTGGCGTGATAACAGGCTGTGGCTGTCGCTCAATCATGTCCTGTTGCTGATCGGGCGCGAAGCTGTAGGCCGCGAGGCGTCGCCAAGCGCCGGAGTGATCGACAGCCAGAGCGTCAAAACCACGGAAAGTGGCGGCTCACGGGGCTATGACGCAGGCAAGAAGATCAAGGGACGCAAGCGCCACATCCTCACCGACACCGATGGAAATCTCGTTCATGCGGTGATCCACACCGCCGACATCCAGGATCGTGATGGCGCACCGCTGGTGCTCGCCGAAATCATCCATCGCTTCCCGTGGCTACGGCATGTCTTCGCCGATGGCGGATATGCTGGCGACAAGCTCCGCCAAGCGTTGCGCAGGGTTGGTAAGTGGACCGTCGAAATCGTCAAACGGTCCGACAAAGCAAAGGGCTTTGAGGTTCTCCCACGCCGCTGGGTTGTCGAGCGCACCCTGGCATGGCTTAACCGAAACCGACGTCTCGCAAAGGACTTCGAGCAGACCATCGCCTCGGCAACC GCGTGGCTGTTCATCGCCTCGATCCAGCTCCTCACGCGCCGCATCACAAGGCTATGA
- a CDS encoding UvrD-helicase domain-containing protein has translation MVDLTPTQKEVMTADGPQLVVGGPGSGKTTVSILKAAKIARERLRPGQRILFLSFARATVSRVFEAIDEERTVTKEEKIRIEVDTYHSFFWRILKAHGYLVGFPRRMTILTPPNEAIALSSIRSGFKAPSKLSDDEKAQKAALEIAERMRLATEEGKVCFDLFAERVATLLHGSVKVRQLVSTMYPFIILDEFQDTSAEQWRAVEAIGKSSTLIALADPEQRIFDFIGADPERLNHFKAAFTPSEHDLAGYNHRSKGTDIAIFGNHLLAGKFRDKPYQGVGFELFASNPNQAFASLVAQVLQARQRLLALGQREWSLAILVPTKRMTRLVSDNLRAPFGNVPPIDHSAAVDMEGPILAAEMIAFLLQQRSHGGCFDDFVDLLCSFFEGRGGATPRNGDLKEAARFRSALEKWNGCLAKGKATPGNSVLQSTFAVYQAANAVVLTGKPDFDWTMVREVLETGDCKRLVEVAEEARNLRLLERGTSLRQSLSQDWRDTGAYENALAITRQSFVQEHFATAHKPESGVVVMNMHKAKGKQFDEVIIFEGWPTRFKGEIKRNPDRIVGGNVRAGPMTQARQNFRVSVTRAKIRTTIMSPKDDVCVLLIPVT, from the coding sequence ATGGTCGACCTGACGCCGACGCAAAAGGAAGTGATGACCGCCGACGGGCCCCAGCTCGTCGTCGGCGGTCCCGGCTCGGGCAAGACCACAGTGTCGATCCTGAAGGCGGCGAAGATTGCGCGTGAAAGACTGCGGCCTGGGCAGCGCATCCTTTTCCTCAGTTTTGCGCGCGCGACCGTCTCGCGCGTTTTCGAGGCGATCGACGAAGAGCGGACAGTAACCAAGGAGGAAAAGATACGGATCGAGGTCGATACCTATCACTCGTTCTTCTGGCGCATCCTCAAGGCCCACGGCTACCTGGTCGGGTTCCCGCGGCGGATGACGATCCTGACACCGCCGAACGAAGCAATCGCATTGTCGTCGATTCGCAGCGGCTTCAAAGCCCCGTCAAAGCTTTCGGACGACGAAAAAGCGCAGAAAGCAGCATTGGAAATAGCTGAACGCATGCGGCTCGCGACCGAGGAAGGAAAGGTCTGCTTCGACCTGTTCGCCGAACGCGTTGCCACCCTACTGCATGGTTCGGTCAAGGTGCGCCAGCTCGTCTCGACCATGTACCCGTTCATCATCCTGGACGAATTTCAGGACACCAGTGCCGAGCAATGGCGCGCCGTCGAGGCGATCGGGAAGAGCAGCACGCTGATCGCACTGGCCGATCCCGAGCAGCGCATCTTCGATTTTATCGGGGCCGATCCCGAGCGGCTGAACCACTTCAAGGCCGCCTTCACTCCGTCGGAGCACGACCTTGCCGGCTACAATCACCGCAGCAAGGGCACCGATATTGCTATCTTCGGCAATCATCTCCTTGCGGGCAAGTTTCGCGACAAACCCTATCAAGGCGTGGGATTCGAATTGTTTGCGTCGAACCCCAATCAAGCTTTCGCCTCGCTTGTTGCTCAGGTACTTCAGGCCCGACAGCGGCTCTTAGCACTAGGTCAACGCGAGTGGTCGCTCGCTATTCTAGTTCCCACCAAGCGCATGACGCGTCTCGTGTCCGACAATCTGCGTGCGCCGTTCGGTAACGTGCCACCGATCGATCATTCGGCAGCCGTCGATATGGAAGGGCCAATTCTTGCTGCTGAAATGATCGCGTTCCTCCTGCAGCAGCGCAGCCATGGCGGCTGCTTCGATGACTTTGTCGACCTGCTTTGCAGCTTCTTCGAAGGACGGGGCGGCGCCACTCCCAGGAATGGCGACCTAAAGGAAGCCGCGCGGTTCAGGTCTGCGCTGGAGAAGTGGAACGGTTGTCTTGCCAAAGGAAAGGCAACGCCCGGCAACAGCGTCTTGCAGTCGACATTTGCAGTTTATCAGGCTGCCAACGCAGTGGTGTTGACCGGCAAGCCAGATTTCGACTGGACTATGGTTCGCGAAGTTCTTGAGACGGGCGACTGCAAGCGGCTCGTGGAGGTTGCCGAAGAAGCCCGCAACCTTCGCCTATTGGAGCGAGGCACGTCGCTCCGTCAGAGCCTTTCGCAGGATTGGCGCGATACCGGCGCCTATGAGAACGCTCTTGCCATTACCCGCCAATCATTCGTTCAGGAACACTTCGCGACGGCGCACAAGCCCGAGTCAGGTGTTGTCGTGATGAACATGCACAAAGCCAAGGGTAAGCAGTTCGATGAGGTCATCATCTTCGAAGGCTGGCCGACGCGGTTCAAAGGTGAGATCAAGCGTAACCCAGATCGGATAGTTGGCGGCAATGTGAGGGCGGGGCCTATGACACAGGCGCGCCAGAATTTCCGCGTCAGCGTGACCCGCGCGAAGATCCGAACGACAATCATGTCGCCCAAGGACGATGTCTGCGTCCTTCTCATCCCTGTGACATAA
- a CDS encoding MobA/MobL family protein, whose product MTATRESSSFTPLSSDPSAAARKSLRGADGLDMPPRTAFALGDRHITGAVGRGAVRQQKSVGLLELEGQKKGEEASRRFTKLNIPAARPLRASNAAGATSFHFSHEAISKTRAEKVTARGTKNRKGAAADHASYIERDGAVAKGDQTELDKIQAELLEQAKNNPELARSLSLDPTSAEGASQEPAQPLSDDLGAGGRASVYIEREKALAHDANGSAVLFSNISDDPVERREFWKLVERAESNPSADKMQLRMAGNEEFWSKVAADKDCPKPVRDAIEAADPNEIVKISTRDNDAVRAIMKRHGWKPRERRPANETDDRKEAREEREAAASCGAKFEDGRGGRVQFRIVGELPHEVSHEARVRILKDFTREFEARNLPHIAVMHAPDHTNDDRNWHFHLVYHDRPVRRFTGLAEDHLKELPLKAGSKTVRQHEIMAEAINDPAIQKHVGSWDFTVPWSYRKANRHTMTTTPFAQMKDRDCNKRDFIPLLRRNLAHLTNRELEAEGIDRRVDPRRYSVMGIHKESDEHLGTQAASLESNGVPTEIGVRNEANQWEFIQRKLEAQSRADQARIDQQLKVWRAGLSAAQLSDQDRKDADRELIRWEQSERVAAEHRAIAKQMAENIDRLRSRGNKVAKMAKKHLGAIEDGRATKRQQSSKPRYQAKLTEAEMHLAGLEIMMGQEISQIATSNEAAMRHSRTAETAKLVIEGHIELGGQLRRSNEQSAAPAHANDPQLANAQTADPKPAVAAPVVGNSTIDSYINRIVELNRRLVPSQKGIVPRDRVSTDMPIINAPNYASAQTRLAKIMDHQQAAIGNLLSAFQRNPRMVQFRQEPTDLHYMLTNAERFKIGTPDRAMQAAFVNFAEEPEIVAELKKAEARLLNERAAKSVQAFMAKAADKIVQPSASVEASKPPHAKAPEKSHAPKPAHDYSRIIETMRAKHLRPKVAKTDAGIEVSFSKADAALYDLPANLVVDDARSISRIEGIARTHDRAVKRLISYMAKYPSKVQAGENGQAHKLAATAPSELLDISKQFSRDPEVTQAMQNALVKARMEALDRRKAAATEKPAAPEPQKGGEGDFGLFKIEDGKIVMPTQDLPDVEIPDWRTYEPSGYGNRAPRKDEDQKPKERERATIRIDPSRAHELASSNEPAQTRTLTLGIDPIFDRWIEVNNSGDREERARLSALIRQDEKLREIAQSVEPGFAASFKADWERHDDQMRNRFPLPPNLGLEL is encoded by the coding sequence TTGACCGCAACGCGTGAAAGTTCATCCTTCACACCATTGTCGTCCGATCCTTCAGCCGCGGCGCGCAAAAGCTTGCGAGGCGCTGATGGTCTGGACATGCCTCCACGGACAGCGTTCGCGCTCGGCGATCGCCATATCACTGGCGCCGTTGGCAGAGGAGCCGTCCGGCAGCAGAAGTCGGTCGGTTTGCTCGAGCTCGAGGGGCAAAAGAAAGGCGAAGAGGCTTCGCGTCGTTTCACCAAGCTGAACATTCCGGCCGCGAGGCCGCTCCGCGCTTCGAATGCAGCTGGCGCGACGAGCTTCCATTTTTCGCACGAGGCGATCAGCAAGACTCGCGCGGAGAAAGTCACCGCCCGCGGCACCAAGAACCGGAAAGGCGCAGCCGCCGATCACGCCAGCTATATCGAACGCGACGGCGCTGTCGCCAAAGGCGATCAGACGGAACTCGACAAGATCCAGGCTGAGCTTCTCGAGCAGGCGAAGAACAACCCCGAACTGGCGCGCAGCCTGTCCCTCGACCCGACGTCAGCCGAGGGAGCCTCGCAGGAGCCCGCTCAGCCACTCTCTGATGATCTTGGCGCCGGAGGTAGGGCGAGCGTCTACATCGAGCGCGAAAAGGCCCTGGCGCACGATGCAAACGGATCCGCAGTCTTGTTCTCGAACATCTCTGATGATCCTGTCGAGCGCCGCGAATTCTGGAAGCTGGTCGAACGAGCCGAAAGCAATCCCTCTGCCGACAAAATGCAACTCCGCATGGCCGGCAACGAAGAGTTCTGGTCGAAGGTTGCTGCTGACAAGGACTGCCCTAAGCCCGTTCGAGATGCGATCGAAGCGGCCGATCCCAACGAGATCGTCAAGATTTCTACCCGCGATAACGACGCCGTCCGTGCGATCATGAAGCGCCATGGCTGGAAGCCTCGTGAACGCCGGCCAGCCAATGAAACCGACGACCGGAAAGAGGCCCGCGAAGAACGCGAAGCCGCGGCCAGCTGCGGCGCTAAATTTGAAGACGGTCGGGGCGGCCGTGTCCAGTTCAGAATTGTCGGCGAATTGCCGCACGAAGTGTCTCACGAAGCCCGCGTTCGGATCCTCAAAGACTTTACACGCGAGTTCGAAGCGCGAAACCTGCCGCATATCGCGGTCATGCACGCACCAGATCATACGAACGATGATCGAAACTGGCACTTTCATCTCGTTTATCATGACCGGCCGGTCCGCCGCTTTACTGGACTTGCAGAGGACCACCTTAAAGAGCTCCCACTAAAAGCGGGATCGAAGACCGTCCGCCAACACGAAATCATGGCCGAAGCGATCAACGATCCTGCCATCCAGAAGCATGTGGGGTCCTGGGACTTCACCGTGCCTTGGTCATATCGCAAAGCAAACCGTCACACGATGACAACGACACCATTCGCCCAAATGAAGGACCGAGACTGTAACAAGCGCGATTTCATACCGCTGCTACGTCGCAACCTTGCGCATCTCACCAATCGCGAACTTGAGGCTGAAGGCATCGACCGCCGGGTCGACCCGCGTCGATATTCGGTGATGGGGATCCACAAGGAGAGCGACGAGCATCTTGGCACCCAGGCTGCTTCGCTCGAATCGAACGGCGTGCCCACCGAGATCGGGGTTCGCAACGAGGCGAACCAGTGGGAGTTCATCCAGCGCAAACTCGAGGCACAATCCCGTGCCGACCAGGCGAGGATCGACCAGCAGCTCAAGGTCTGGCGCGCTGGCCTCAGCGCTGCCCAGCTATCCGACCAGGATCGTAAAGACGCCGACCGTGAGCTGATCCGCTGGGAGCAATCGGAACGCGTCGCTGCCGAGCACCGCGCGATCGCAAAGCAGATGGCCGAGAATATCGACCGCCTTCGCTCGCGTGGGAACAAGGTTGCAAAGATGGCGAAGAAGCATCTGGGGGCCATCGAAGACGGACGCGCGACCAAGCGACAGCAGTCCAGCAAGCCCCGATATCAAGCCAAGCTCACCGAGGCCGAGATGCATCTTGCCGGTCTCGAGATCATGATGGGCCAAGAGATCTCGCAGATTGCCACCAGCAATGAAGCCGCCATGCGTCATTCGCGCACCGCCGAGACCGCAAAGCTCGTGATCGAAGGCCACATCGAACTTGGCGGCCAGTTGCGCAGGTCCAACGAGCAATCTGCAGCGCCAGCCCACGCCAACGACCCCCAGCTAGCAAACGCACAAACTGCCGACCCAAAACCGGCAGTCGCTGCTCCTGTGGTCGGCAACTCGACCATCGACAGTTACATCAATAGGATCGTCGAACTCAATCGTCGTCTGGTCCCAAGCCAGAAGGGCATCGTGCCGCGCGATCGCGTATCCACGGACATGCCGATCATCAACGCGCCAAACTATGCCTCCGCGCAGACGCGCCTCGCCAAGATCATGGATCACCAGCAGGCCGCGATCGGCAATCTCCTTTCGGCATTCCAAAGGAACCCGCGCATGGTGCAGTTCCGCCAGGAGCCGACCGACCTACATTACATGCTCACCAATGCCGAGCGTTTCAAAATCGGGACGCCCGATCGCGCGATGCAGGCAGCGTTCGTGAACTTTGCTGAAGAACCCGAGATCGTTGCCGAATTGAAGAAGGCGGAAGCCCGCCTGCTCAATGAACGCGCAGCGAAGTCGGTGCAGGCGTTTATGGCCAAAGCCGCAGATAAAATCGTCCAGCCTTCTGCGTCCGTTGAAGCTTCAAAACCTCCCCATGCCAAAGCACCCGAGAAGTCGCACGCGCCCAAGCCTGCCCACGATTACTCGCGCATCATCGAAACGATGCGGGCAAAACACCTCCGGCCTAAGGTCGCGAAGACAGATGCCGGCATCGAGGTCAGCTTCAGCAAAGCCGACGCAGCGCTATACGACCTGCCTGCGAACCTGGTCGTTGACGACGCTCGTTCGATTTCACGGATCGAAGGGATCGCGCGAACGCATGATCGAGCAGTCAAGCGCCTGATCTCGTACATGGCGAAGTACCCGTCCAAGGTCCAAGCAGGCGAGAATGGCCAGGCTCATAAGCTTGCCGCCACAGCTCCTTCGGAACTGCTCGACATCTCGAAGCAATTCTCGCGCGATCCTGAAGTCACCCAGGCAATGCAAAATGCTCTCGTCAAAGCGCGCATGGAAGCTCTCGATCGGCGCAAAGCAGCTGCAACCGAAAAGCCCGCGGCGCCCGAACCCCAAAAGGGCGGGGAAGGGGACTTCGGTCTCTTCAAGATCGAAGACGGCAAGATCGTCATGCCTACCCAGGATCTTCCCGACGTCGAAATTCCCGACTGGCGAACCTACGAGCCGAGCGGATACGGCAATCGCGCGCCCAGGAAGGACGAGGATCAGAAACCCAAAGAGCGCGAGCGCGCCACCATCAGGATCGACCCGTCGCGCGCCCACGAACTTGCGAGCTCGAACGAGCCTGCACAGACCCGCACGCTCACGCTTGGTATCGATCCGATCTTCGACCGCTGGATCGAGGTCAACAATTCCGGCGACCGTGAAGAGCGAGCAAGGCTATCAGCGCTCATCCGGCAGGATGAAAAGCTTCGTGAAATCGCGCAGTCTGTCGAACCTGGCTTCGCCGCGAGCTTCAAGGCGGACTGGGAGCGCCATGATGACCAGATGCGGAACAGGTTTCCGCTACCGCCGAATCTCGGCCTCGAACTGTGA
- a CDS encoding caspase family protein: MDRVELGNDSQPASSHQQPGQMSRSLSALVIGNAKYAHASKLKNPGHDAEDVAEVLERCGFDVTLLNDATHRQMDKTLKRFKATLADQDVGLFFFAGHGFQIDGDNYLAAVDTEVEDEIDAKHSSLSLNRVIAQMEKTDTSTNIIILDACRDNPFERSWHRGVARGLAAVYAPRGTMIAFSTSPGQFADDGKGRNGAYTAALLEHIDAQDCSIEAMFKRVRNTLSAATSGKQISWEHTSLAGEFYFNLGIAKLITEYGPTALSDALFVLDEARTSHKAIKKLKSLTWPTQNPAIDTLKGPVLAKFATDSLFVLGRNIYQSACGHSNSAVGFINAFADRTTAVPGVKRKALLDGMLFEIFFDSAGEVRDDPKDDKFNEVFALQKHKEFADSFAFISRCLLPEIGRFHVLPGKEQPTAVDVTLDAKADNAVKKIFVGGANVLGSVDADFKEGDKIVHRTLDRDDFEDWIARQLVIPRRLLTFSYGKPAKGIASVRFPYGWSCRMPT, encoded by the coding sequence GTGGATCGGGTCGAACTGGGCAATGATAGTCAACCCGCTTCCTCTCATCAGCAGCCAGGTCAGATGTCCAGATCCCTCTCCGCCCTCGTCATCGGCAACGCGAAATACGCCCATGCCAGCAAGCTCAAGAATCCGGGTCATGACGCGGAAGATGTCGCCGAGGTGCTCGAGCGCTGCGGGTTCGACGTCACACTTCTGAACGATGCCACCCATCGGCAGATGGACAAGACCCTGAAGCGTTTCAAAGCGACGCTCGCCGACCAAGACGTCGGGCTGTTCTTTTTTGCGGGGCACGGCTTTCAGATCGACGGCGACAATTATCTCGCGGCCGTTGATACCGAGGTCGAGGACGAGATCGATGCCAAGCACAGCTCGCTGTCCCTCAATCGCGTGATCGCCCAGATGGAGAAGACCGACACCTCCACCAACATCATCATCCTCGACGCCTGTCGCGACAATCCATTCGAACGGAGCTGGCACCGCGGCGTGGCGAGGGGGCTTGCTGCCGTCTACGCGCCGCGCGGCACCATGATCGCCTTTTCGACTTCGCCCGGCCAGTTCGCCGACGACGGCAAGGGCCGCAATGGCGCCTATACCGCAGCCCTCCTCGAGCATATCGACGCGCAGGACTGCTCGATCGAAGCGATGTTCAAGCGCGTGCGCAATACGCTCAGCGCGGCCACCAGCGGCAAACAGATCTCTTGGGAGCACACTTCGCTCGCCGGTGAGTTCTACTTCAACCTCGGCATTGCGAAGCTGATCACCGAATATGGTCCGACCGCACTGAGCGATGCCCTGTTCGTGCTTGACGAGGCGCGCACCTCGCACAAAGCCATCAAGAAGCTGAAGTCGCTCACTTGGCCCACCCAGAACCCGGCGATCGACACCCTGAAGGGGCCGGTGCTGGCGAAGTTCGCCACCGATTCCCTGTTCGTCCTGGGCCGCAATATTTATCAGTCGGCGTGCGGCCATTCGAATTCCGCGGTCGGGTTCATCAACGCGTTCGCCGATCGCACGACCGCTGTGCCGGGCGTCAAGCGCAAGGCCTTGCTCGACGGCATGCTCTTCGAGATCTTCTTTGATAGTGCCGGTGAGGTTCGCGACGATCCGAAGGACGACAAGTTCAACGAGGTGTTCGCGCTGCAGAAGCACAAGGAGTTCGCGGACAGCTTTGCCTTCATCTCGCGCTGCCTCCTGCCCGAAATCGGGCGCTTCCATGTGTTGCCGGGCAAGGAACAGCCGACCGCCGTCGATGTGACGCTCGACGCCAAGGCAGACAATGCGGTGAAGAAGATTTTCGTCGGAGGCGCCAACGTGCTCGGTTCGGTCGACGCCGATTTCAAAGAGGGCGACAAGATCGTGCACCGCACATTGGATCGCGATGATTTCGAGGACTGGATTGCGCGTCAGCTGGTGATCCCGCGCCGGCTGCTCACCTTCAGCTATGGCAAGCCTGCCAAGGGCATAGCGAGCGTCAGGTTCCCTTATGGCTGGTCCTGCCGAATGCCGACATAG